In the genome of Bacteroidota bacterium, one region contains:
- a CDS encoding ATP-binding protein, with product MLNKLINILNNLSTGTRTAISYFTIIFFTLLASITAILLLQYSKGIDEKLSKSFNPAINAAEDIHSLIDESNRLCYSLITQPNKDIRLKLEKIISKQYKSKKIFLLELFQEPELQKSKVLFNTADASFIKIIEKQKQLLIKTKDSIDIEGAKALQLEIKDDIAALQPVIGEVELKVIDASREIQLEKYESYRTLRFALLAMMVVVVMVAAISLLITNETIVNPVRQVSEVLNVMGKGDIVKFEVTTRRKDEIGDMIESAQNLSLGMKNKADVAYAIGKGNYEIEVPLQGKNDKLGKALLEMRDNLLQSKKTEEKNLRELELYTKNLEKKNKELDQFAYVTSHDLKSPLRGINNLAEWIEEDMGDTMSIESKKYFLMLRGRVHRMESLINSLLKYSRAGRSSNELELVSSKQILLEVLKRIAPSPRFAIYHDDALPTLYANYKEIEDVFFELLSNAVRYNFSAEPVINITYKIEKPFYVFCVADNGSGISPEYHKKIFTIFQTLETRDKIESMGAGLAIVSKIVEENGGYVWVESDEGLGAKFYFKWPIPKESVS from the coding sequence ATGTTAAATAAACTAATCAATATATTAAATAATTTAAGCACGGGAACAAGAACGGCTATAAGTTATTTTACCATTATATTCTTTACGCTATTGGCGAGTATTACTGCAATTCTACTACTTCAATACAGTAAAGGTATTGACGAAAAACTATCAAAAAGTTTCAACCCGGCCATTAATGCGGCTGAGGATATACACTCACTGATAGATGAGAGCAACAGGCTTTGTTACTCACTCATTACGCAGCCTAATAAAGACATCAGACTTAAACTGGAAAAAATTATTTCGAAGCAGTACAAATCGAAAAAAATATTTTTATTGGAATTATTTCAAGAGCCGGAACTGCAAAAATCGAAAGTACTTTTTAATACGGCTGATGCCAGTTTTATCAAAATAATTGAAAAGCAAAAACAACTCCTTATAAAAACTAAAGACAGTATTGATATTGAAGGCGCCAAAGCCCTGCAATTAGAAATAAAAGACGATATAGCCGCTTTGCAACCGGTAATAGGAGAAGTAGAATTAAAGGTAATTGATGCCAGTAGAGAAATTCAATTAGAAAAATACGAAAGCTACAGAACCTTGCGGTTTGCATTATTAGCAATGATGGTGGTAGTAGTTATGGTGGCAGCTATTTCACTGTTAATTACCAACGAAACCATTGTAAATCCTGTACGTCAGGTAAGCGAGGTACTTAATGTAATGGGCAAAGGCGATATTGTTAAGTTTGAAGTTACTACCCGAAGAAAAGATGAAATTGGAGACATGATTGAATCAGCTCAAAATTTATCTTTAGGCATGAAAAACAAAGCCGATGTAGCCTATGCAATTGGTAAAGGCAATTATGAAATAGAAGTCCCCTTACAAGGCAAAAACGACAAGCTTGGAAAAGCATTGTTAGAAATGCGTGACAACCTTTTGCAAAGTAAAAAAACAGAAGAGAAAAACTTAAGAGAACTTGAGTTGTATACTAAAAACTTAGAGAAAAAAAATAAAGAACTTGACCAGTTTGCATACGTAACCTCACACGATTTAAAAAGCCCGCTAAGAGGTATAAACAATCTGGCTGAATGGATTGAGGAAGACATGGGAGACACTATGAGTATAGAAAGTAAAAAATACTTTTTAATGCTTAGAGGCCGTGTTCACAGAATGGAATCGCTTATTAACTCACTTTTAAAATATAGTCGTGCAGGAAGATCAAGCAATGAGTTAGAGCTGGTAAGCAGTAAACAAATATTACTCGAAGTACTGAAAAGAATCGCCCCTTCGCCACGTTTTGCTATTTACCACGATGATGCGCTACCCACACTATACGCCAATTACAAAGAAATAGAGGATGTTTTTTTTGAATTGCTAAGTAATGCAGTAAGGTATAATTTTAGTGCAGAACCTGTAATAAACATAACTTATAAAATAGAAAAACCTTTTTATGTTTTTTGTGTGGCTGATAATGGTTCCGGCATTTCACCTGAATACCACAAAAAAATATTTACCATATTCCAAACACTGGAAACACGCGACAAAATAGAAAGTATGGGAGCAGGACTGGCTATTGTAAGTAAAATAGTAGAGGAAAATGGTGGTTATGTATGGGTAGAATCTGATGAAGGATTAGGTGCTAAATTCTACTTTAAATGGCCTATTCCAAAAGAAAGTGTAAGCTAA
- a CDS encoding 5-(carboxyamino)imidazole ribonucleotide synthase, which translates to MNGLKTKVGIIGGGQLGRMMIEEALRLNVNFAILENSSDCPCYNLADIFIEGSLYDENKIIELANNSDVLTFEIEHINTTALLKLEAAGKVIIPSPKVLQVIQDKGLQKQFYSNNNIPTSSYVLVNNVDEWPAAIKTLGTAKFVAKTRTDGYDGKGVTILTSEVILADLSKIPFNTPCVLEAFIPCQKEIAVIVAKDTHGNTVAYDAIEMEFDPTANLVTFLFSPAQISNTIADKAKQIAIETIEKFNSPGLFAVEMFLTDDNEILVNEIAPRAHNSGHHTIEACYTSQYEQLLRILIGLPVGSSNLLRPAAMINLLGDKDFSGNYKLDNLNEIHAIEGVYIHLYDKKESKPMRKMGHITLMADNIDLLKEKAKKVMDLIKFSAA; encoded by the coding sequence ATGAATGGACTTAAAACAAAAGTTGGAATTATAGGAGGAGGGCAGCTAGGGCGAATGATGATAGAAGAGGCATTGAGACTCAATGTTAATTTTGCTATTTTAGAAAATTCAAGCGATTGCCCTTGTTATAATTTGGCTGATATTTTTATTGAAGGTTCTTTATACGATGAAAATAAAATTATTGAACTGGCCAATAACAGCGATGTTTTAACCTTTGAAATAGAACATATTAATACTACAGCATTGTTGAAGTTAGAAGCAGCAGGAAAAGTTATTATTCCTTCGCCTAAAGTGCTTCAGGTTATACAGGATAAAGGATTACAAAAACAGTTTTATAGCAACAATAATATTCCTACATCGTCTTACGTATTGGTTAACAATGTAGACGAGTGGCCCGCAGCTATTAAAACATTGGGTACCGCAAAGTTTGTTGCTAAGACCAGAACTGATGGTTATGATGGTAAAGGTGTAACTATACTAACAAGCGAAGTTATATTAGCTGATTTGAGCAAAATACCTTTTAATACCCCTTGTGTGTTAGAAGCGTTTATTCCCTGCCAAAAAGAAATAGCTGTTATAGTTGCTAAAGACACACATGGCAATACAGTAGCATATGATGCCATAGAAATGGAGTTTGATCCAACAGCTAATTTAGTTACGTTTTTGTTTTCTCCTGCTCAAATTAGCAATACTATTGCTGATAAAGCTAAACAAATAGCTATTGAAACAATTGAAAAATTTAATAGCCCCGGATTGTTTGCAGTGGAAATGTTTTTAACCGATGACAATGAAATATTGGTGAATGAAATTGCACCAAGAGCACATAATTCAGGGCACCATACCATTGAGGCTTGTTATACATCGCAGTATGAGCAATTGTTAAGAATATTAATTGGATTACCTGTGGGGAGCTCCAATTTACTGAGGCCTGCAGCTATGATAAACTTATTAGGCGACAAAGATTTTAGTGGTAATTATAAATTGGATAATTTAAATGAAATACATGCTATAGAAGGCGTTTATATTCATTTGTACGATAAAAAAGAAAGTAAACCAATGCGTAAAATGGGCCATATAACTTTAATGGCTGATAACATTGATTTATTGAAAGAGAAAGCTAAAAAGGTAATGGATTTAATAAAGTTTAGTGCTGCGTAA
- the bshA gene encoding N-acetyl-alpha-D-glucosaminyl L-malate synthase BshA, with product MKIGIVCYPTYGGSGVVATELGKALAQRGHQVHFISYKQPARLDYFMSNIFYHEVNVSTYPLFDFPPYETSLASTLVDVVKFEKLDLLHVHYAIPHASAAIMAKHILATEGIHIPVITTLHGTDITLVGKDAAFEPVVTYSINQSDAVTSVSDFLKQDTYKHFKTKKPIEVIPNFIDVTRFQKQAKEHFKMAIAPQNEKLIVHTSNFRKVKRVEDVVKIFGKIREHIPSKLLLVGDGPERHNAETLCRELDLCGSTMFLGKQNPVEEILSVCDLFLMPSETESFGLAALEAMACEVPVIASLAGGIPELVQDGISGFMATVGDVETMAQKGIYILENEERLLEFKANALKRALEFDINNIVPIYENFYKQVLSAKSI from the coding sequence ATGAAAATAGGAATTGTTTGCTATCCAACTTATGGTGGAAGCGGTGTTGTGGCAACAGAATTAGGAAAAGCTTTAGCGCAGAGAGGACATCAGGTTCATTTTATATCATATAAACAACCAGCCAGACTGGATTACTTTATGAGTAATATTTTTTACCATGAAGTAAATGTAAGTACTTACCCACTTTTTGATTTTCCGCCTTACGAAACATCCTTAGCCAGTACATTGGTTGATGTGGTGAAATTTGAAAAACTGGATTTATTGCATGTACATTATGCTATTCCACATGCATCTGCTGCTATTATGGCTAAGCATATATTGGCTACAGAAGGGATTCATATTCCTGTTATTACTACTTTGCATGGAACGGATATTACTTTAGTGGGTAAAGATGCAGCTTTTGAGCCGGTAGTAACGTATTCAATCAATCAATCAGATGCCGTAACTTCAGTATCTGATTTTTTAAAACAGGATACGTACAAGCATTTTAAAACGAAGAAACCGATAGAAGTAATACCCAATTTTATAGATGTTACCCGTTTTCAAAAACAGGCAAAAGAGCATTTTAAAATGGCTATTGCTCCGCAGAATGAGAAATTAATAGTGCATACTTCTAATTTTAGAAAAGTGAAGAGGGTAGAAGATGTAGTTAAAATATTTGGAAAAATCAGAGAGCATATTCCATCAAAATTACTGTTGGTTGGAGATGGTCCTGAGCGCCATAATGCAGAAACACTGTGCCGTGAGTTAGATTTATGTGGTAGTACTATGTTTTTAGGTAAACAGAACCCGGTAGAAGAAATATTGAGTGTTTGTGATTTATTTTTAATGCCGAGTGAAACGGAAAGTTTTGGATTAGCAGCTTTAGAAGCAATGGCATGTGAGGTTCCCGTAATAGCGAGTTTAGCAGGTGGTATACCAGAACTGGTGCAAGATGGAATTTCCGGATTTATGGCTACTGTTGGCGATGTGGAAACAATGGCTCAGAAAGGTATTTATATTTTAGAGAATGAAGAAAGGTTGCTGGAATTTAAAGCCAATGCACTTAAACGCGCACTGGAGTTTGATATCAATAATATTGTTCCTATTTATGAAAACTTTTATAAACAAGTTTTAAGTGCTAAAAGTATTTAA
- a CDS encoding response regulator transcription factor: MNNILLVEDEENLQHALKLNLELENYHVIAVGDGKKAIDTFRERKFDLVVLDIMLPEMDGYMVCENIRLHDQNIPILFLSAKNTPAERIEGLKKGGDDYLTKPFDLEELLLRIKKLIDKRDKMQANERALPNIFHFGGNWINFDSHQAQGIDGKIDLTKKETLLIKLLIENKNTVVSREHILKVVWDYNVIPNTRTVDNFMLNLRKYFEEDPKNPVFFQSSRGIGYKFNLQEVAVM, translated from the coding sequence ATGAACAATATACTTTTAGTAGAAGACGAAGAAAATTTACAACATGCATTAAAGCTTAACCTAGAGTTGGAAAATTACCATGTAATTGCTGTTGGAGATGGTAAAAAAGCAATTGATACATTTAGGGAACGTAAGTTTGACCTAGTGGTTCTTGATATTATGTTGCCTGAAATGGATGGTTACATGGTATGCGAGAATATTCGATTACATGATCAAAATATTCCTATTTTATTTTTATCAGCAAAAAATACTCCTGCTGAACGTATTGAAGGCTTGAAAAAAGGTGGAGACGACTATTTGACAAAACCGTTTGATTTAGAGGAACTTTTGTTAAGAATAAAAAAACTGATTGACAAAAGAGACAAGATGCAAGCCAATGAAAGAGCATTACCTAATATTTTTCATTTTGGAGGTAATTGGATTAATTTTGATAGCCATCAGGCACAAGGAATTGACGGTAAAATTGATTTAACCAAAAAAGAAACACTGCTTATTAAATTACTGATTGAAAACAAAAACACAGTAGTAAGCAGAGAGCATATTTTAAAGGTAGTATGGGATTATAATGTAATTCCGAATACCCGTACGGTTGATAATTTTATGCTGAATTTACGTAAGTATTTTGAAGAAGATCCTAAAAATCCTGTTTTCTTCCAATCATCAAGAGGAATTGGTTATAAATTTAATTTACAAGAAGTTGCAGTGATGTAA
- a CDS encoding HAMP domain-containing sensor histidine kinase: MNKPRLIFIFLSVYIVAAFGWWAFAHIRSSEEINALTVKNAKLEVEKDEILCYKATVEMGEELKEDAFIDTTQMQGYFKKAFPRLELVFIDTITPFNGYMIRPKESAYIKLEKEVSIAAKLLTKKKWMYVTEGIVMIVLLIWGIMWVYKTFEKSILLNKQQNNFLLAVTHELKTPLASVKLYLETLLKHDLERDKQKTIMTNSINDVNRLRYLVDNLLLSAQLETKQYEPVFKEMNLSEFLNAVIDKYATPRNLKNRIIKNIEQEVYINGDEFALESVVINLISNAEKYSDENITVLLKSDSKHVLFSVSDLGIGIGDVDKQRLFGKFFRVGDEQTRKSKGTGLGLFIVKNLLRLHHATIEVKNNQPKGTNFEVTFNV, translated from the coding sequence ATGAATAAGCCTCGCCTAATATTCATTTTTTTATCAGTGTATATTGTTGCTGCTTTTGGCTGGTGGGCCTTTGCGCATATACGCAGCAGCGAAGAAATTAATGCATTAACGGTAAAAAATGCGAAGTTAGAAGTAGAAAAAGATGAAATACTTTGCTACAAAGCAACAGTAGAAATGGGCGAAGAGTTAAAGGAAGATGCTTTTATTGATACCACGCAAATGCAAGGTTATTTTAAAAAGGCTTTTCCAAGGTTGGAACTTGTTTTTATTGATACCATTACGCCTTTTAATGGCTATATGATAAGGCCTAAAGAATCAGCTTACATTAAATTAGAAAAAGAAGTAAGTATTGCTGCTAAGCTTTTAACCAAAAAAAAGTGGATGTATGTTACAGAAGGTATTGTAATGATTGTGCTTTTAATTTGGGGCATTATGTGGGTTTATAAAACTTTTGAAAAAAGCATTTTATTAAACAAACAACAAAACAATTTTTTGCTAGCCGTTACCCATGAGTTAAAAACGCCCTTAGCTTCTGTTAAGCTCTATCTGGAAACATTGCTCAAACATGATTTGGAGAGGGATAAGCAAAAAACAATCATGACCAATTCCATTAATGATGTAAATAGACTTAGATACTTGGTTGACAATTTATTACTTTCAGCTCAATTGGAAACTAAGCAATATGAGCCGGTTTTTAAAGAGATGAATCTCAGTGAGTTTTTAAATGCCGTTATTGATAAATATGCTACTCCTCGCAATTTAAAAAACCGCATTATCAAAAATATTGAACAGGAAGTGTATATTAATGGAGACGAATTTGCATTGGAAAGCGTGGTAATAAATTTAATTTCTAATGCTGAAAAATATTCTGACGAAAACATTACAGTACTGCTTAAGTCTGATTCTAAGCATGTATTATTTTCCGTATCTGATCTTGGTATTGGTATTGGAGATGTTGATAAACAGAGACTTTTCGGAAAATTTTTCAGAGTTGGTGATGAACAAACCCGCAAAAGCAAAGGAACTGGCCTAGGCCTGTTTATAGTAAAAAATCTTTTAAGATTACACCATGCAACTATTGAAGTAAAAAATAATCAACCTAAAGGAACAAACTTTGAAGTAACTTTTAACGTATAA
- a CDS encoding PspC domain-containing protein, which produces MDRIKFYVEKNIFGVCSYLGERFGINSNIIRMYFIYTSFITAASPILVYLILAFWLNIKKYFNPKRKSIWEL; this is translated from the coding sequence ATGGATAGAATAAAGTTTTACGTAGAAAAAAATATATTTGGGGTGTGTAGTTACCTTGGGGAACGCTTTGGTATAAACTCCAATATTATACGTATGTATTTTATTTATACTTCGTTTATTACTGCTGCTTCGCCTATTTTGGTGTATTTAATTTTAGCTTTCTGGCTTAATATAAAAAAATACTTTAACCCTAAGCGTAAAAGCATTTGGGAGTTATAA
- the porU gene encoding type IX secretion system sortase PorU, protein MQFLFYQIKKKTVLLSLAAVFIFGIQAFAIKIKKNINLEWVSPRTNIEGQTQTKFLGAVYERGQNLVPIYADRIGKCGTKIINSKITVLSLENEIIHNNHLDDIKITEVKAEFSIGFERGQAYLFVKVLPYIKAGNTLQKIVSFTIEVETNDEMELPKAFGKAGFAANSVLAQGNWYRIATMNNAVHRIDYTFLKSMGINVDGIDPRNIKIYGNGAGMLPEQNSVFRYDDLQENAILVQGESDGKFNQGDFILFYGQDQKDVWSFNKNTGAFIAKPNLYCDTTYFYLTIANGVGKRITSIPSALNPSYTTTTYDVNQHHEEDLVNFVKTGRNWYGEEFNKEPVRSFTNIINDIDTSTAITFTSSVAGRSSQGQTFDVQINNQFILSQSCAGIPLRYDGVYADLSSKQATFKTTSGRLDINYTYNGSVAQGATGWLDYYTVNARANLKNTGKQVVFTDKNAIAPNAVALYKINSSRNLTIWDVSNPTQVFAIQGNFDVNNLEFSFSAEADSLRKFIAFDGGNYVQPAYIGKVRNQNIHGLSAAQGVIITHEKFMNEAQRLADYHTQKNGFKIHVINVADIYTEFGSGAQDITAIRDMLRMFYKKYTAESERLKYVTLFGRASYDYKNNWAKTKTGYVNTNYIPTYEEFNSTDPGAYCTDDYFVCLDDNEGNFLINPGAGDLLDIGIGRMPVQETDQAKAVVDKVIYYQTKSSFGDWRNRLTFVADDEFDDNNLINFLTVCETLSTTYIKPIKKFNIEKIYTNSFEPTRTAGGKRFPQVNTAITNAVNKGSLVLNYVGHGGEVGWSARRILSVDEINSWNVKENMPLLMTATCEFSRFDDPLRLAAGELALVNPNGGPISLFTTVRLVYAGWGANDGLNAVFNSKIGLDSNAILNPKTFGDLMMQTKNNFANFYNTRNFTLLGDPMLQLALPKYVVKTNTVNGKLIETFTDTVKALSKVTITGQVLDQNNNLMSSFNGVVYPTVFDKESTYPIIDNDPDKSVKLFNLQNNIIYKGAATVSNGKFTFSFIVPKDISYQYGFGKISYYANNDTTDASGYEGKVLIGGTYDTAWSDNVGPKIQLYMNDEKFVNGGTVPQNALFIAKIYDENGINTTSRGVGRDLNAIMNKDNSNTIIMNDFYRAELNTYQNGVVNYSYKNLPIGQNKIKFQAYDIFNNVGEAEIEFVVASDNKLALANVLNYPNPFTTNTAFHFDHNKAGQDMQVLIQIFTVSGKLIKSMQRDIIAATSHFSDISWDGRDDFGDPIGKGVYIYKVKVKAQGKTEEAYQKLVILN, encoded by the coding sequence ATGCAATTTTTATTCTATCAAATTAAAAAAAAAACAGTACTACTATCGTTAGCAGCGGTTTTTATTTTTGGTATTCAGGCTTTTGCCATAAAAATTAAAAAAAATATAAATCTCGAATGGGTAAGCCCCAGAACTAATATTGAGGGGCAAACACAAACTAAATTCCTTGGTGCTGTCTACGAAAGAGGTCAAAATCTAGTTCCAATTTATGCCGATAGAATAGGAAAATGCGGTACTAAAATTATTAACTCAAAGATAACAGTTTTGAGTTTAGAAAATGAAATTATTCATAATAATCATTTAGATGACATTAAAATTACGGAAGTTAAAGCGGAATTTTCTATCGGTTTTGAGCGAGGGCAAGCCTACTTATTTGTAAAAGTACTTCCGTATATAAAAGCAGGTAATACTTTACAAAAAATTGTTTCATTTACCATTGAGGTAGAAACGAACGATGAAATGGAATTGCCTAAAGCTTTTGGCAAAGCAGGCTTTGCTGCTAATTCTGTTTTAGCACAAGGAAATTGGTACAGAATAGCTACCATGAATAATGCTGTGCACCGTATAGATTATACTTTTTTAAAAAGTATGGGTATTAACGTAGATGGTATTGATCCAAGAAATATAAAAATTTATGGCAACGGTGCAGGCATGTTACCTGAGCAAAATTCAGTATTCAGGTATGATGATTTGCAGGAGAACGCTATTTTGGTACAAGGTGAATCGGACGGTAAATTTAACCAAGGAGATTTTATTTTGTTTTATGGGCAAGACCAAAAGGATGTTTGGTCATTTAATAAAAACACAGGTGCATTTATTGCAAAGCCAAACCTGTATTGCGATACAACTTATTTTTATTTAACAATTGCCAATGGTGTGGGAAAACGTATTACCAGTATTCCTTCCGCATTAAATCCTAGTTATACCACTACCACTTACGATGTAAACCAACACCACGAAGAAGACCTGGTTAATTTTGTAAAAACAGGAAGAAACTGGTATGGCGAAGAGTTTAACAAAGAACCAGTACGAAGCTTTACCAATATTATAAATGATATTGATACCTCAACCGCTATTACCTTTACTTCATCAGTAGCCGGCAGGTCATCGCAAGGCCAAACCTTCGATGTTCAAATTAATAATCAGTTTATATTATCGCAATCATGTGCCGGTATTCCTTTACGTTACGATGGCGTATATGCTGATTTAAGCAGTAAGCAAGCTACTTTTAAAACTACTTCAGGCAGGTTAGATATTAATTATACTTACAACGGTTCTGTAGCACAAGGTGCAACAGGTTGGCTTGATTACTACACAGTCAATGCAAGAGCTAATCTGAAAAATACAGGTAAACAGGTTGTTTTTACTGATAAGAATGCTATTGCACCTAATGCAGTAGCGCTTTATAAAATTAACTCATCACGTAATTTAACCATTTGGGATGTAAGTAACCCAACGCAGGTTTTTGCTATACAGGGTAATTTCGATGTAAATAATCTGGAGTTTAGTTTTAGTGCGGAGGCTGATAGTTTAAGAAAGTTTATTGCTTTTGATGGAGGTAATTATGTACAGCCTGCATATATAGGCAAAGTACGTAACCAAAACATACACGGATTAAGTGCGGCACAAGGAGTAATTATTACCCATGAAAAATTTATGAACGAAGCACAGCGTTTAGCTGATTACCATACACAAAAAAATGGGTTCAAAATTCATGTTATTAATGTAGCCGATATATATACTGAGTTTGGAAGTGGTGCGCAGGATATTACAGCCATTAGAGATATGTTACGCATGTTTTATAAAAAGTATACGGCAGAGAGCGAAAGACTAAAATATGTGACTTTATTTGGAAGAGCCAGCTATGATTATAAAAACAATTGGGCTAAAACTAAAACAGGTTACGTAAACACCAATTATATTCCAACTTACGAAGAGTTTAATAGTACTGACCCTGGTGCTTATTGTACGGATGATTATTTTGTATGTTTAGACGATAATGAAGGCAATTTTTTAATTAATCCGGGAGCGGGCGATTTGTTGGATATTGGCATAGGAAGGATGCCGGTACAGGAAACAGACCAGGCAAAAGCCGTGGTTGATAAAGTAATTTATTACCAGACTAAAAGTAGTTTTGGCGACTGGAGAAATAGGTTAACGTTTGTTGCGGATGATGAATTTGACGATAACAATTTAATTAATTTTTTAACGGTGTGCGAAACCCTTTCGACTACCTATATAAAACCAATTAAGAAATTTAATATAGAAAAAATATATACCAACTCGTTTGAGCCAACACGTACTGCCGGAGGTAAAAGATTTCCGCAAGTAAATACGGCTATAACCAATGCTGTTAACAAAGGTAGTTTGGTTTTAAATTATGTGGGGCACGGAGGCGAAGTGGGTTGGAGTGCTAGGCGCATATTATCAGTTGATGAAATAAACAGTTGGAATGTAAAAGAAAATATGCCTTTGTTAATGACAGCTACTTGCGAGTTTAGCAGATTTGATGACCCACTAAGATTAGCAGCTGGGGAGTTGGCTTTGGTTAATCCAAATGGCGGGCCTATTTCATTGTTCACTACTGTTAGGTTGGTGTATGCCGGCTGGGGTGCTAATGACGGATTAAATGCTGTGTTTAATTCAAAAATTGGCTTGGACTCTAATGCTATTTTAAATCCTAAAACTTTTGGCGATTTAATGATGCAGACTAAAAATAACTTTGCCAATTTTTATAATACTAGAAACTTTACCCTGTTGGGCGACCCCATGTTACAATTGGCATTGCCTAAATATGTGGTAAAAACCAATACGGTAAATGGTAAATTAATTGAAACATTTACTGATACCGTAAAAGCATTGAGTAAAGTTACTATTACAGGCCAGGTTTTGGATCAAAATAACAATTTAATGAGTTCATTTAACGGAGTTGTTTATCCTACAGTTTTCGATAAAGAATCTACTTACCCTATTATAGATAACGACCCTGATAAATCGGTTAAGTTATTTAATTTACAAAACAATATTATATACAAAGGAGCGGCAACAGTAAGCAATGGTAAATTTACATTTAGCTTCATTGTACCAAAAGATATTTCGTATCAATATGGTTTTGGAAAAATAAGTTATTATGCTAATAATGATACAACAGATGCCAGCGGCTATGAAGGAAAAGTATTAATAGGTGGTACCTATGATACTGCCTGGAGCGATAATGTAGGTCCTAAAATACAACTTTACATGAACGATGAGAAATTTGTGAATGGTGGAACTGTACCACAAAATGCATTGTTTATTGCTAAAATTTATGATGAGAATGGAATAAATACAACCAGCAGGGGTGTAGGCAGAGATTTAAATGCTATTATGAATAAGGATAATTCTAATACCATTATTATGAACGATTTTTATAGAGCAGAATTAAATACTTACCAAAATGGTGTAGTAAATTATAGCTATAAAAACTTACCTATTGGCCAAAATAAAATAAAGTTTCAGGCGTACGATATTTTTAATAATGTAGGAGAGGCAGAAATTGAATTTGTAGTAGCCAGCGATAATAAACTGGCTTTGGCTAATGTTTTAAATTATCCGAACCCATTTACAACTAATACAGCTTTCCATTTTGACCATAACAAAGCCGGGCAAGATATGCAGGTTCTGATTCAGATATTTACCGTTTCAGGTAAGTTAATTAAATCAATGCAAAGAGATATAATAGCGGCAACAAGTCATTTTAGCGATATAAGCTGGGATGGTCGCGATGATTTTGGCGACCCGATTGGAAAAGGAGTATATATTTATAAAGTTAAGGTAAAAGCCCAAGGTAAAACAGAAGAGGCATACCAGAAATTAGTAATATTAAATTAA